From one Plectropomus leopardus isolate mb chromosome 8, YSFRI_Pleo_2.0, whole genome shotgun sequence genomic stretch:
- the LOC121946609 gene encoding semaphorin-3F-like gives MTVTMTASGAQLLLLALCVYRGSGLQQSAPRVRLSFKELMDTRAARPFSFSFNTSDYRILLMDQDQGRLYLGSREYLVALDMHNVNKEPLIIHWPASAKRKGECQMTGKGKQGECANFVRLIEPWNRTHLYTCGTGAYQPICTFINRGWRAEDYLFRLVPGYVDSGKGKCSYDPKQESIAVLINGNLYAGVHIDFMSTDAALFRTMGGRTAIRTEQYDSRWLNEPVFVQIQQIPDSAERNDDKLYFFFREKSLDSSSGASPSVLARVGRVCLNDEGGQKSLVNRWTTFLKARLICSVIGDDGVETRFDELRDVFIQPTQDERNPTVYALFTTAGSVFKGSAVCVYSMADIRNVFNGPFAHKHGHNYQWTEYTGKIPYPRPGTCPGGTFTPGIRSSKNFSDEAVNFIRSHPLMIHPVYPIHRRPLVVRTGVDYRFTALVVDQVDAVDGRYEVLFLGTDRGTVQKVIVLPKDPTSMEELTLEEVEVFRSRAPVKTMKISSKRQQLYVSSDAGLTQVSLHRCGVYGRACSDCCLARDPYCAWDGESCSAFTPSTKRRSRRQDVKHGDPLRQCRGFNAKVEKRLRETVQFGVEGSSTFLECQPRSPQATVKWLFQREGKRKVLNRVGGILKTNHGILLKSLNQSDAGLYHCLATENNFKHTVARVALRILDRDIVLALTAQDEDEEPKTRHSGHYPQSSLVSTPFPPEIRLINQYCQSYWEQLSPKQQQQRKRTSRRHTESQDQGLG, from the exons ATGACTGTTACCATGACAGCATCTGGAGCCCAACTCCTCCTGTTGGCCTTATGTGTTTACAGAGGCTCGGGCCTGCAGCAGTCTGCTCCGCGGGTTCGCCTCTCCTTCAAAG AGCTGATGGACACCAGGGCGGCTCGACCCTTCAGTTTCTCCTTCAACACCAGCGACTACCGCATCCTCCTGATGGACCAGGATCAGGGCCGCCTGTACCTGGGCAGCCGGGAGTACCTGGTGGCTCTGGACATGCACAACGTCAACAAGGAGCCTTTAATA atcCACTGGCCGGCGTCTGCGAAAAGGAAGGGCGAATGTCAGATgacaggaaaaggaaaacag GGTGAATGTGCCAACTTTGTGCGCCTGATTGAACCGTGGAACCGCACCCACCTCTACACCTGTGGAACAGGGGCGTACCAACCGATCTGCACATTCATCAACAGAGGCTGGAGGGCAGAG GACTACCTGTTTAGGCTGGTCCCTGGGTATGTGGATTCAGGGAAGGGAAAATGTTCGTACGATCCCAAACAGGAGAGCATTGCAGTTCTGATCA atggtAACCTGTACGCAGGGGTCCATATTGACTTCATGAGTACAGATGCTGCTCTGTTTAGGACCATGGGTGGGAGAACAGCAATCAGGACAGAGCAGTATGACTCCAGGTGGCTCAACG AGCCGGTGTTTGTTCAGATCCAGCAGATCCCTGACAGTGCAGAAAGAAACGACGACAAGCTCTACTTCTTTTTCCGCGAGAAGAGTCTAGACTCGAGCAGCGGGGCGAGCCCAAGCGTTTTGGCCAGGGTGGGAAGAGTGTGTCTG AATGATGAAGGAGGCCAGAAGTCCCTGGTGAACCGCTGGACGACGTTCCTGAAGGCTCGCCTTATCTGCTCAGTGATCGGAGACGATGGAGTGGAGACGCGTTTTGATGAACTAC GGGATGTGTTTATTCAGCCCACTCAGGATGAGCGAAACCCTACGGTGTACGCTCTCTTCACTACAGCGGG CTCTGTGTTCAAGGGCTCAGCAGTCTGCGTGtactctatggctgatatccgCAATGTCTTCAATGGACCGTTCGCCCACAAACATGGCCATAACTACCAATGGACAGAGTACACTGGCAAGATTCCCTACCCACGGCCCGGGACG TGTCCAGGAGGAACCTTCACTCCCGGTATACGCTCCTCCAAGAACTTCTCAGATGAGGCTGTGAATTTCATCCGTTCACATCCCCTCATGATCCACCCAGTTTATCCAATCCACCGTCGCCCCCTGGTGGTTAGGACCGGCGTGGACTACCGTTTCACTGCCCTGGTGGTGGACCAAGTGGACGCCGTGGATGGACGATACGAGGTGCTCTTCCTGGGGACAG ATCGAGGCACTGTCCAAAAAGTTATAGTGTTGCCCAAGGACCCAACGAGCATGGAAGAACTGACATTAGAGGAAGTGGAGGTTTTCCGg TCCAGAGCTCCAGTCAAAACAATGAAGATATCCTCTAAAAGA CAACAGCTGTACGTGTCCTCAGACGCGGGGCTGACCCAGGTGTCGCTGCACCGCTGCGGCGTGTACGGCCGGGCCTGCTCTGACTGCTGTCTGGCTCGAGACCCCTACTGCGCGTGGGACGGAGAGAGCTGTTCAGCCTTCACCCCGTCCACCAAGAG gaggagcaggagacaGGACGTTAAACATGGTGACCCGCTGAGGCAGTGCAGAGGCTTCAATGCCAAAG tggAGAAACGTCTGAGAGAAACAGTGCAGTTCGGGGTGGAGGGCAGCAGTACTTTCCTGGAGTGTCAGCCTCGCTCTCCGCAGGCCACCGTCAAGTGGCTTTTCCAGAGGGAAGGAAAGAGGAAAGTG ctcAATCGTGTGGGAGGTATTCTGAAGACCAACCATGGTATCCTCCTGAAGTCCCTCAACCAATCAGACGCGGGGCTCTACCACTGCCTCGCCACcgaaaacaactttaaacacaCAGTGGCCCGTGTGGCGCTGCGCATCCTGGACCGAGACATCGTTCTAGCTCTCACTGCACAGGACGAGGATGAAGAGCCAAAAACTCGCCACTCGGGACATTACCCGCAGTCGTCCCTCGTGTCCACACCCTTCCCGCCTGAGATTAGACTGATCAACCAGTACTGTCAGTCCTACTGGGAACAACTCAGccccaaacagcagcagcagcgcaaGCGCACCAGccgcagacacacagagagccaGGACCAAGGGCTCGGCTAG